A section of the Oryza sativa Japonica Group chromosome 1, ASM3414082v1 genome encodes:
- the LOC4326313 gene encoding NDR1/HIN1-like protein 6 — translation MGDRAYVPASKPVPVAAARAANGVANGGGGGVGGGGGGGAARPPPMVPGRVPPPPMYRPKPMQAPARRRRSRRGWCCACCLWMTLVVVGLVFLGAIAAGVFYVAYHPQLPTFAVTSLRLAALNVSDSDAVTSRIEFTVTARNPNDKIAFAYGDIAAAFAADGADVGDGTVPGFVHPAGNTTVIKGDASAAAATVDPLVANGLRSRKSHAMSVEMDSKVGFQIGRFKSKRINVRVLCAGFTAALAKNTPSAPPIVVAAAPSPVRSVVKASSSSSSTTDAKCKLRVKIWIWTF, via the coding sequence atgggcGACCGGGCGTACGTGCCGGCATCGAAGCCggtgccggtggcggcggcgcgggcggcgaacGGGGTGGCGaacggaggcggaggaggggttgggggtgggggagggggaggggcggcgcggccgccgcccatGGTGCCAGGGCGCGTGCCCCCGCCGCCGATGTACAGGCCGAAGCCGATGCaagcgccggcgaggcggaggcggagccggCGCGGGTGGTGCTGCGCGTGCTGCCTGTGGAtgacgctggtggtggtggggctGGTGTTCCTGGGCGCCATCGCGGCGGGGGTGTTCTACGTGGCGTACCACCCGCAGCTCCCCACCTTCGCCGTCACgtccctccgcctcgccgcgctcaACGTGTCCGACTCCGACGCCGTCACCTCCCGCATCGAGTTCACCGTCACCGCCCGCAACCCCAACGACAAGATCGCCTTCGCGTACGGCGACATCGCGGCCGCGTTCGCCGCGGACGGCGCCGACGTCGGCGACGGCACGGTCCCGGGGTTCGTCCACCCCGCCGGCAACACCACCGTCATCAAGGgcgacgcctccgccgccgccgccaccgtggaCCCGCTGGTGGCGAACGGCCTCAGATCCAGGAAGTCGCACGCCATGTCGGTGGAGATGGACTCCAAGGTTGGGTTCCAGATCGGCCGCTTCAAGTCCAAGCGCATCAACGTCCGCGTCCTCTGCGCCGGCttcaccgccgccctcgccaagAACACCCCCTCCGCTCCACcgatcgtcgtcgccgccgccccgtcgcCGGTGAGGTCGGTCGTcaaggcctcctcctcctcctcgagcaCGACGGACGCCAAGTGTAAGCTCCGGGTCAAGATCTGGATTTGGACATTTTGA
- the LOC4326312 gene encoding glyoxylate/succinic semialdehyde reductase 2, chloroplastic has protein sequence MAAMAAASLLCARAAAAAPTLRLRGGGRGARLVFSCSASSSSPSGEGGFSGKVGFLGLGIMGAPMASNLINAGCDVTVWNRTRSKCDPLLSLGAKYEPSPADVASSCDVTFAMLADPESAVEVACGANGAAQGMAPGKGYVDVSTVDAATSKLIGKHITSTGASFLEAPVSGSKKPAEDGLLIFLTAGDESLYNRVASLLDVMGKSRFFLGDVGKGADMKLVVNMVMGSMMVSFSEGLLLSEKVGLDPNTLVEVISQGAISAPMFSLKGPSMVKAAYPTAFPLKHQQKDLRLALALAESVSQSIPTVAAANELYKVAKSLGLADQDFSAVIEALKAKEQSK, from the exons atggcggcgatggcggcggcctccctcctgtgcgcgagggcggcggcggcggcgcccacgcTGCGCCTACGCGGCGGAGGCAGGGGAGCACGCCTCGTCTTCTCCtgctccgcctcctcgtcgtcgccgtccgggGAAGGAGGGTTCAGTGGGAAGGTGGGGTTCCTCGGCCTCGGGATCATGGGCGCACCCATGGCCTCCAACCTCATCAACGCCGG GTGCGATGTCACGGTGTGGAACAGGACCAGGAGCAAGTGCGACCCGCTCCTCAGCCTCGGCGCCAA GTACGAGCCTTCACCGGCCGATGTTGCTTCGTCTTGCGATGTGACCTTCGCGATGCTTGCTGATCCGGAGAGCGCG GTTGAGGTTGCATGCGGGGCCAATGGAGCTGCACAGGGGATGGCCCCAGGGAAAGG GTATGTGGATGTGTCGACGGTTGACGCTGCTACATCCAAGCTGATTGGCAAGCACATTACAAGTACTGGGGCATCTTTCCTTGAG GCTCCAGTTTCAGGCTCAAAAAAGCCAGCAGAAGATGGGCTGCTCATCTTTCTTACCGCAG GTGATGAGTCCTTGTACAATAGAGTGGCATCCCTCCTTGATGTTATGGGCAAG TCAAGATTTTTCCTCGGTGACGTTGGCAAAGGTGCAGACATGAAGCTCGTTGTTAATATGGTCATGGGGAG CATGATGGTTTCGTTTTCAGAAGGACTGCTCCTGAGCGAAAAAGTTGGCCTAGACCCCAATACTCTTGTCGAG GTTATTTCACAAGGTGCTATCAGTGCTCCCATGTTCTCCCTCAAGGGCCCTTCCATGGTTAAAGCTGCATACCCTACTGCTTTTCCTCTGAAGCATCAGCAGAAG GATTTGAGGCTCGCATTGGCCCTGGCAGAATCGGTGTCCCAGTCTATTCCTACAGTCGCAGCTGCAAACGAGCTGTACAAGGTCGCGAAATCGCTTGGGCTTGCAGACCAGGACTTCTCTGCTGTAATCGAGGCGCTGAAGGCAAAGGAGCAGAGCAAGTGA
- the LOC107279260 gene encoding probable pyridoxal 5'-phosphate synthase subunit PDX1.1, with translation MGEIRALRNMDDDEVFAYAKRIAAPYDLVMQTKQLGRLPVVQFAAGGVTTPADAALMMQLGCDGVFVGSGIFKSGDPARRARAIVQAVTHCRLSRPSTPPPRRPRWRKKERKR, from the coding sequence ATGGGCGAAATCCGCGCGCTCCGCAacatggacgacgacgaggtcttCGCCTACGCCAAGCGCATCGCCGCGCCCTACGACCTCGTCATGCAGACCAAGCAGCTGGGCCGCCTCCCCGTCGTGCAGttcgcggccggcggcgtcaccacccccgccgacgccgccctcatGATGCAGCTCGGCTGCGACGGCGTCTTCGTCGGCTCGGGCATCTTCAAGAGCGGCgaccccgcgcgccgcgcccgcgccatcgtgcaGGCCGTCACCCACTGCAGGTTGTCGCGTCcaagcacgccgccgcctcgtcgtcctcgctggcggaagaaagagaggaagagatga